Below is a window of Cytobacillus firmus DNA.
GACAACCTGATTCAGAGAGAAACGTCTCAAGGTGTTAAAGATAATTCTTTAAGGAGGAGTTATCCGGATTATATTGTGAGAGATTAAAGGTTGGGAGGATTATTGGAGCGATGAATATTAGAACAAGAATAATGCTTACTATTATTGGAATACCCCTAATGCTTGGAGGATGTTCTGGTAAGAATAGCACGAACAACAATAAAGACAGTGAAATAACAAAAGAAACACAGGCTGCCGCCTCTGAAGAAACAATGGTAAGTGTTCAGGATTATACCGGGGAAGGCTATGCACTTCCATATGGAAAAGAAACGAATAAAATCGCTGATGATCATCTTGCTCAAATAGAGGAAGCTGCCCTCAATTTTTTTAAGGAGAAATATAAGACCGATGTAACGGTGCATAATGTAGTCGGTGCTAAGGATGGGGCTACTGTGTTTGTAGAATCAAAAGGTGAGCCGCATTTCTACACTTATGCTGTAGTACCAATTGATGCACAAGGAAAAAAAGTGAAGACAGAAATGATTTGGGCGGATGAATTTCAGGTGGAGAATGCCATTAAAGGCGGATTGTATCACATGATTTTTAATGAAGAATTCAAGAAGCTCGATAACTACCTTGAGTCAGTTGCGGCTTATGGACAAGTAACAGGTAAAACAGAAGAGGCCCTCCAAAATGCTGGCGGACAAGGTTTTATGGCACCCTATTATTTTATTTCCATGACAGATGAAGAGTTGGCTATTACGCCAGTCTATGACCTTTATATAAATAATCCTGATGAAAGTGTAGAAAACTTACGGAAAGCTTATGATGAAACACAATTTAATCCTGAAAATTTCTTTATAAATATACAATATTTCATGGCTGACGAAGAATCAGAACCAAACAAAGAAATATTTAATGGAATCGTGAACGAACTCGAAGAGATGACTTCAATTCCTAGAGGTTCTTACAGTCTTTTTCTTAATGATAATTTCATTGATAAACAGAGTGCAGATGGGACTAAGGATAACTCTTTGGAACAGTCCTTCCCTGACTATATTATAAAAGATTAAAGAAGGTGAATAAATGAATACAAATAAGAGTTCACCAACTGTTGCTAAGATATTTCGTCAGATAAATGATAGACCTCCCATCCATTGCCATTTTAAGAGAGATGGATTGTTAGGATCAATGAGTCAATAAGGAGAAGGTTGAGAAACTAAAAAACTGCATTTGATGAAAGTAGAAAATTTAACAATCGGCATTCAACTATTTATGAAAGACAAGGATGCTAAGTCAAGTGAAAAGATCTTTAATCACGCTGTAAAAGATCTGGATGAAATGAAAAACAATCCTAGAGGCTCTTATGGGATATTCCTTAATGATAACTTAATCCACAGGGAAACTTCTGAGGGCTTTAAAGAAAATTCCTTAGAGAGATTACCCTAACCAAGTTGTCAAGGAGTAAGAACTGTAATATTAAGCTCCATACCATTTGAAACAGCATGGACGATCTAACTTTAGTACAATCTTCCCTTCCCCTATCTGACTATTTACCTATTTTCACCTAAAAAGTGTAATTTTCCACGTTTAAACTGTAAAAATATAACTCTATCCGCTAAAATAAGGGATATAACTTTGAATGGCACATTCCTTTAGGGAGGACATGTAAATAATGCACAAGAAAACAAAAATTTTACTCTGCAGTGTTGGGATATCATTAATGCTTGGAGGATGTTCTGGTATGAATAGCACAAATAACAATCAAGACACTGAAAAAACAAAAGAAACACAGGCTGCCCCTTCTGAAGAAACTAAGATTAGCGTTCAGGATTATACAGGTGAGGGCTATGCATTACCATATGGAAGAGTGACAGATGAAATTGCTGATAAAAACCTTGCTCAGATAGAGGAAGCTGCCACCAGCTTTTTCAAAGAGAAATATATGACAGACGTAACTGTGCATAATGTGGTAGGTGCAAAGGATGGGGCCACTGTGTTTGTAGAATCAAAAGGCGAACCGCATTTCTACACCTATGCTGTAGTACCAATAGATGAACTGGAAAAGAAAGTAATGACGGAAAAGATATGGGCGGACGAATTCCAGGTCGAGAATGCCATTAAAGGCGGGTTGTATGGCATGATCTTCAAAAAAGAATTTAATCAACTCGATAACTACTTTGATTCACTTGCAGCAGAAGGTCAAATTACTGGCAAAACTTATGAAGCCATTCAAAAAGTTGGAGGCAAGGGTTTCTCAACCCCTTATTATTTTATTTCAATAGCCGATGAGACAGCTATCCAACCTGTATATGACCTTTTCATGAAAAATCCTGATGAAAGTGCAGAAAACCTCAGGAAGGCTTTTGAGGACAATTCATTCTCGGCAGAAAACCTTTTCATTAATATTCAATTATTTATGGCTGATAAAAGTGCAAATCCAGATAAAAAGTTGTTTGATAAAATCATAAAAGACCTTGAAGAAATGACCTCAATCCCTAGAGGTTCATATAGTTTTGTGTTAAATGATAATTTTATTGATAAGCAGAGCTCCAGCGGTATGGGAGATAATTCACTGGATTTACTAAAAGATATTATCAAAGAATAAAGCAGGTGAATAAATGAATACACTTAATGGTTCACCAAATATAAATGAAAATATCTCCATAAACAATGATAAAGATTTGGTTGAGCTAGCTGGCTACTATGCCTATACCTATCCCCAAAAAGGGGAAATCCTAAAAGTAAATGGAATAAAATATCAGGTTCGCCACGAGCACTATGAAGATCCAACCGGGCTTGATGCAATGACAGTTGTAAATATGGAGACTGAAGAAATATCCATCATCTATGTAGGAACAGATGCACATGGAGAATACGGCAAGCAGGATATTATTACAGATGCCCAGCTTTTAAGTGACCTGACACCTGCACAGCTAGCTGAAGCAAGAAATTATTTTAATGAAATGAATGAAAAATACAAACAATTTGGCGGCGTCCAATCGATCGCAGGAAATTCACTTGGCGGCGGTCTGGTTGGTGCAGTAGCAATTGAAAATCCAGAGGTTAAGGCCGTAACACTGAACCCTGCCCTCCTTCCTGATGGAATGATGGACCCTGATAAAACGTATGACAACATCACAAACTACTTCAGCAGCTACGATGTGCTGACTCAGACTTTAATCGCATTGGATCTGCATGGCAGGATTCCAGGAAAACAGTATGAAATCTTCAATGGGATTCCAGAATTCTCAAAGCTTGCTACAAACCATACAGGCTATCTGAGGAATGAAGATGGCACTCAGTTTTATGTTATCGGAGAAGTCGGCAAGCCGGGTTATGGAAAAATCTATGTGGATGCAGATGCCCATATCGTATCCAGCATTTGGACGGGAGTACCGCTGTATGGCGGGCACTCAGACCGCATTGAGATTAACAAGGAGAGCCTTGATCTTCTGGCTTCCTCCCTGCAAAACCATGTAATGGAAAGACTGAATCTTGCTCACGAATACTTGGGCAATTCGGTTGCCATTGTAGACGATGAAGCCAGCCGTTATTATGAACGGCTCAGCCGTCTGCAGAAGATTTTCGAAGAGATGTTTGAAAATCTGATCAGTGAACCGCTGTTTATGGGGATTACTTCGATCAGCAACCGATTAACAGCCGAAATTGACCATTTGGTTTCTTTGTTAAATGTGGCGGAAAGTCATGCTAAATCCCTGAACTATATACTGAATTCACCGCCTGCTGAGCTGCTTGAACATATTTTCCGGACGAACGTCAGTGTGGAAGGCATCTTTAATGAAATCCGCGGCTTTTTGTACGATTTGAAAGCAGATGTTCAGGATCTTTCCAAAAGCCTTATCCGGATTATTTCCAATAAAATCCCGGAACTTTTTGAGGGCGGAAAAGAACTTTGGTATGATGCTGTAGTCAGTGAATTAAAAGCCCATTATGGAATCGTGAACAATAACAGGGATAAGCTTCTTTCGCATATCAGCGAATATCAGAAACAAGTTCAGGATGTTGCCTCTAACTTTCATGACCGGGACCTTTCCCTGGGACAGTCGATTAGAAGCAAATCCACCCATTCCAATTCCATATCCGTACAGGGAACGAATACGTATAAGCTGGAAGATTCCCCATATATGGAGCTGAGGATGAAGATTAAGGAATTCCAGATGGATACGTCTTATTCTGCTTTCACTGCATCAACCCAGGCACTTCTCTTTCCTATATTGCATAAGGGCTGGGTGATTACCCTGAACATTGAAAATGCACTTGAACTCCTGTCGAGCACTATCAAAGGCGCAACCAAATTCGCCTTGGACTACACCATCCCCGGCAAGTTATTCGGCCTGTTTTCGGACTTTGACGATAAAATCCGAAACAGCGTCAACAACGCGCTGGAGCCTTTGGATGAATTTGCCGGTACGATTGAAGGCATCAGAAAAGGATTAGACCGATTAATGGCGGAGTATCCTACTCTATTAGAGAATTTCAGGCCTTATGTTGAGACAGCCATATTCAATAACAGCGGCTACTATAATGTCCACCTCTATAACCTTGCATCCATTGCTATTTTAAGAGAAATGGAAATGCTGTTTGATGATGTGGTGTATCAGCTTGGGAATCACAAAGCTGAAGCGATTGAGGCATTGTGTGACGTTTCTAAAAAAGTGAAGGGTAATATGGGGGTATTGTACGAACAGGTGGATCGCGGGACGATAAATTAATAGGCATAAATAAACCGAGCTGAGTGGCAGCTCGGTTTTCCTTTTATATAGGCTGTATTTGATAGTTTTTTTGCAGAATTTAATTGTCTATTTGCAAATTGATTATTCTATTTGCAGGTTTCCAGCAGCTATTTGCAATTTTCATTTCTCTATTTGCAAGTTTCAGGCTCCTATTTGCAAGCCCATTGTTTATTTGCAGGTTTCCAGCGGCTATTTGCAAATTTGATTGCTCTATTTGCAAGTTTCCGGCTCCTATTTGCAAGCCCATTGTTTATTTGCAAGTTTCCAGCGGCTATTTGCAAATTGATTGCTCTATTTGCAAGTTTCCGGCAGCTATTTGCAGGTTTCAGGCTCCTATTTGCAAATTTAATTCCTCTATTTGCAGATTCCATAATTCTATTTGCAAATTCGCCAAACCGCCAAAGGCCTGCTCTTTATGCAGCCGCTGGTAAGTGTAGTGTACGATTTAAACAAACGTTAGATTGAATTATTCTGCCCTCTCAAGATACTCCCCTAACAGCTCTTTAAAAAGCTCATTCAATTCCTTATTTTTCTGCTCCTTCAGCCATTCCACCTGGTTAATGGGCAGGTTTAATTTAAGTGTGATTTTTTCATTGGGCATCTCCACTTTTCGAATCTGTTCCAGGGTAATGCCAGCTTCAATATCGGGAAAATCCGGAGCATCCTCTCTTATTCTTAAGAGCCCTTCATATGACTCTTCCGGATCTATTTCGCAAAATAAGCTCAGCCGGGGCAGCTTTCCTGGCACAGCCTTTAGAAACATAAAGGAGCTTATCTGCCTGCCGTCCTCCAATACAACTTCTGTGATCAGACTGTCCCTGTCCTGATATTTTCTTAGAGTAACTTCGCTAACAATCATGTCTACTTCCAGCGTACTTCCGGATGACGATTCAAAAATATAGATGGCACTGTTAAACACATATATTTCTTCTCCATCAAGATTTATAAACTTTATAGCAGACATCCTTGTTCCTCCCATATTCCATAAAAGCTGCATCAAACAATAGCATTGTCTTAGCATATTTAATAAAGCGCAAAGCTGCTGAGTCTAATTTCAACATTTGCTTTAATAGGGTCAGCATTCAATGTAAATCTATAAATATAATGTAACATACGAAAGCATAGCCCACTATATATACGTACCCTTTACATGTTACTAAATTCGGAGCAAGGCTTTGCTAAAGAAATTTCAGGAGAAGTTCTGAGGAACTAGGGTGTGCTCTCTTCCAGCACTAATTTTTCAATATATCTTAAACAAAGAAAAACACTCTAGATGCTGGCATCTACAGTGCTTGACTTTTTGTTTGAAATTTTTTGTGGGGGGTTTAGCAATAACCAAAGAAGAGAAAAAGAGGGGAAAATATAAACTTTGCTGTGTAAATGATCTGTTAAATTACACTTTGAGTTTTAATTTCAAAGGAGATTGACTTTTCAAGTAAGCTGTCTTTTGATATTGCCGATATCTCTTTCATTTCTTGCGGTTTTCTCCCATATAAAATCCTGGTCTCTTTCAAGGACTTTAAAGTGCTCTAAGATCTCTTGATGGCGCTGATCACTTTTAGTTTCCAGTTCCTTCAGCTTGTTTTGAACCTCTTTGAGTTCCCCCTGCATACTCTGCTGGGTGTACTTCATTCCTTGCTGCTCTATTTTCATTTCTAGTTGTTCTTTTTTCATTTCCTGCATATCAGATTGAAGACTGCCAACCATTTTTATTAATTGGGCAAGCATACTTTCCATTTTTGCTTCGTTCATTGTTCACACCTCCTCTATTATAGTATATAACAAATTTCCTAAGGTAAATGTGACAATTTTGGGTGAACATGGGGACGGTTCAACCGTCCTCATGCTTTCCAGCTTACTGGGAAGAATAACTTTATACTATGCAAGAGGTTCATCATTTCACCGCTTGTTCAAAATTCTATAAATCCTTGCTTCATAAGGGCGCATAACTAGCTTTTCTGCAGAATCTCCTACTGGAATTTCAGCATAATTGCCAAGCAGAAGTTCTTTCCCGGTACCATGTGCAATCTCCGGTAATTTGACCTCATTTGTTCTTTCACTTTGATTAAGGACTATCAGCCATGTAACTTCCCCCAAAGACCGGGTATAGATATATAATTCTTCCTGGCCATCAGAGTGATCCGCATAGTCACCGTAAACCATAACTTCATTTTCTTTCCGCAATGCTATCAGCTTTTTATAATAATGGAAGACGGAGTCCGGAGTTTCAAGCTCCCTTTTAACATTGATTTCTTTGTAATTCGGGTTTACTTTTATCCATGAAATACCGCTTGTGAAACCGGCGTTTTTGCTGTCATCCCACTGTACAGGTGTTCGTGAGTTGTCTCTGCTTAGCGGCTGCAGATCTTTAAGGACCTGAACAGGATCTTCACCCCGTCTTACCAGCTCATTGTACTTATTTTTCATAGCGATGTCCCGGTAATCTGAGATATTTTCGAAACATACACCGGTCATTCCTATTTCTTCCCCTTGAAAAATATAGGGAGTTCCCGGCATGGTATGAACTAGCGTACCGAGTAATTTAGCCGATTCTACCCGGTATTCCCCATCATTTCCATATCTGGTTACCTGCCGTGTATGATCGTGGTTATTTAAAAACTGCGAGTTCCAGCCTTTCCCCTTTAACCCTTCATACCACTGCTTCTGAATTTCCTTGTATCGAAGCATATCCCAGGATGGCATATCATCAGCCACCTGAAAATGGAATAAGGTATGGAGTTCATTTCGATCTTCTCCAACGTATAATAAGCCATCTTCAGGCGTGACAAATGGGATTTCCCCCACCGTCATGATGTCATAGTGTTTAAGGACTTCATGGTTCATTTCCTGCAGGTATTCATGTATTCCCGGGTTATTGCCTAAGTAGGAGAGGTCATACGGGTTAGCCGCATCTCTATAGTCCTTCTGTTTTGCCAGCAGATTGATAACATCCATACGGAATCCGTCTATTCCTTTATCGAGCCAAAAACGCATGATCCTGTAGATTTCTTCACGCACTTCGCGATTTTCCCAGTTCAGGTCAGGCTGTTCTGCAGCAAAAGAATGGAAATAATATTGGCCCGTTTTCTCTTCCAGCGTCCACGGTGAGGGGGCAAAGTAGGAGCGCCAATTGTTTGGTTCTTTTCCATCTTTAGCATCTTTCCAAATATACCAGTCTCTTTTCGGGTTATCCTTCGAAGACCTGGACTCCAGAAACCATGGATGCTGATCAGACGTATGATTAACGACTAAGTCCATAATTATTTTCATACCAAGGTTATGAACTTCAGAGATTAACCGCTCGACAGTTTGCATATCCCCTGCCTTTTCCATTACCCCATAATAATCCGAAATATCATATCCATTATCTTTGTCAGGAGATTGATACATAGGATTCAGCCAGATGACGTCCGCCCCAAGATCTTTAATGTAATGCAGCTTTAACAGAAGGCCTTCCAGGTCACCGATCCCGTCTCCATTGGAGTCATAGAAACTTCTCCAATATACCTGATAGACCACCGATTCTTTCCACCATGTTTTTTTCAAGACTATCCCCCGCCTTCACACATCCTGATAAATAGGTCAGCTTGATGAAATACTTTCCCTGATAAAGCAATTTTCTTTTAATAGATTGCTTCTTAACTCTTCCGTATTAAGTGCTTTAGGATGGATGCCCTTATCGACAGACAGTGCTGCTGCCATGCCTGCTGCCTGGCCCATTGCATAGCATGTCGGCTGAATACGGAGGGAAGAATGAGCTTCATGTGTAGAAGAAATACATCTCCCCGCTACCAGAAGGTTATCGAAATCCTTTGGAAGCAGGCAGCGGTAAGGAATGTCATACCATTGACCCTTCGGCAGAATCACCTTCTCAGTCCCGGCCCCTGTTGGATTATGAATATCAATCATATAGGAGCAGGAAGCAATAGCATCATCAAACTTTCGGCATTCCAGTACGTCCTCAGCAGTTAAAACATATTCACCCATAATCCGGCGTGATTCACGAATGCCAATTTGCGGACCTGTCGTAACCAGGTAAGAGTTTTCAAACCCTTCCACGTTTTCTTGCATATATTCAACAATCTCTTTGACTTGCTTTCTGCCTTCGATTTCTGCTCTTGTTAAATCATCCACATCCAGGGCATCCACGTTGACGATGCGGGTCATATTAATCATGACCTCTCCTTCACGCGGCATCTTAAAAAATAATACCCTTCCCTGTGGAAGCCTTTCATCTTCAACTGCATACTCACAAGCCTTTTTCCGGTTTGTGACTCCACCCATTTTGAACATAATGCTTGCAGGCTGACACTGGCCATCAGACTCACGTCCAATCTTGAATTCCGCTCCTGCTCTGGCTGCCAGATCGCCATCCCCAGTACAATCAATGAATGTTTTTGCTTTTAACAGCTGACGTCCTGATTTGCTTTCAATGATTATCCCTGAAATCAGATTCCCCTCTGTCACCGCATCGACCACAAAAGAATGGAATTGAAGCCGGACCCCGCTTTCGAGAGCCATTTCATTCAGGACATATTTATAAACTTCAGGATCAAAGGACCAGGCATGCCCTCCTCCTCCAAATGCTCCCGCGTCCTTCAGACGATCAATCATTTCCTGAAAGATGCCTTTCACCAGCTGGGTTTTCCCTGAGGAAAAACTCATGAACGGATTTACAAGTGCAGCGGAGCCCATTCCTCCTAAAAAACCATTGCGTTCAAGTAGGATGGTATCTGCTCCCTGCCTTGCTGATGCAATGGCAGCCGCAATCCCGGCAGGGCCGCCGCCAGCTACGATTACATCTGCCTGTTTTGAAATCTCTATATTTTTTATCTGAGTATACATTTCCATCTCCAATTCCTCCTATCCCTTTACCCCTGATGATGCGATTCCTTCTACCAAATAACGCTGAAAAACAATAAAGATTAAAGCAATCGGAATCATGGATAAGGCAGATGCCGCCATTAAAAGATTCCATTTCACCTCATACTGTCCCTGGAACTGAGTTAAAGCGACTTGGAGCGTCATCATATCCGGTGAATCCAGCATAATTAATGGCCATAAAAATTCATTCCAGGCTCCAAGAAACGTTAAGATTCCCAAGGTGACCAGTGCCGGTTTGGTTAAAGGCAAAATAATCTGCCAGAAAATCCGGAATTCCGAGCATCCGTCAATTCGGGCCGCTTCCATAAGCTCAGTTGGAATAGTGCTCATAAACTGCCTCATCAGGAAAACCCCATAAGCGTTTGCCACCAGCGGCAGGATAACAGACCAATAAGAATTTAATAAACCGATTTTTGACATCATCAGAAATATCGGAATCATAATGACTTGCATGGGGATCATCATCGTTCCCAGAAATAACAGAAAGAGCAGCTTCTTTCCCATAAAGTTAAATTTCGCAAACGTATAGCCCGCCAAAGAACAGATAAATAAGGTAATGACTGTTGTTAATACTGATATAATCGAAGTGTTAATAAAATATTGAGTGAAGTCTCCCGAGTTCCATGCTGCTATAAAATTCCCCCAATTTGCATCCTTGGGCAGGAATGTAGGAGGACTTGTAAAGATTTCATTATTGGGCTTCAAAGCACTTGAAATCATCCAGACAAATGGAACAAGCATCCCAATTGAACCGAATATCAAAAATGCATATAAAGGTATTCGCTTTAACATCTCTCTGCGTCTATTGCTCATAGAAAGTCCCTCCTAGAATTCACTGTCGGATTTAAACACTCTCATTTGAACCAGCGTTAAAATAAATAGAATGATAAAGAATACATATGCTGCCGCAGATGCATACCCCATATCAAATCGCTGGAATGCCTCCTGATAAATATAATGAACAAGAACCATTGTGCTCGTGCCAGGTCCGCCGCCTGTTATGACATACGCCAGATCAAATATTTTAAATGAACCGATTAACGTAATGATGAGTACAAATAGTGTTGTAGGCTTCAGGAGCTGTACGGTAATATGCCAAAATTTCTGCCAGGAATTAGCACCATCGATTTCTGCAGCTTCATATACACTGCTCGGAATGGCTTGTAAACCGGCAAGAAATAACAACAGGTTGCTCCCCAGTCCTTTCCAGATACTTACAATAATCAAAACAATCATTGCCTGATCTGAATCAATCAGCATATTCTGCAGCGGCAAGCCAAGCTTTTCTAATACATAGTTGATAAAGCCGTAGCTTGGACTGAACATCCATTGCCAGACCAATCCGACGACAACCATGGAAAGAACTACCGGGAAGAAAAAGGCAGCCCGGTAAAATCCTAAGCCCCTTATCTTCTGATTCAAAAGCACCGCAATAAATAAAGCGATGGCCACCTTTAAAGGAACAGAAAGAGAGAAGATTAGAGTGTTCTTAATCGAAATCCAGAAAAGCGGGTCTTTGAATAGACGCACATAGTTTTCAACGCCTACAAATTCGGGCGTTCCAATCATTCCCCATTGGTGGAAGCTCATAAAGAAAGCAAATAAAACCGGGAAGAATAAAAATAGGGAGAAAATAAGAAGAACAGGTGACATAAATCCAATCGGAGTTAATTTTTGTTTCCATTTATATCGTTTTGCCGCCAGATGATTGCGTCCCTCTTTCACTTCTATTGACTTGACCAAATCCATGTAATATCACCCCTGGAATTAGAAAGGAGGGGATGCTGCCCCTCCATCCTTCATTATTTTTTTAGCACCGAATTGTTTATTTGCTTTTCCATAGATTCAGCAGCTTCTTGCGGAGACTTTTCGCCTAAGATCACCGATTGCATTTCGCTTGTCAGAATTGATTTATAGCCTAAGTATTCAGGAATTGAAAAATCTTTCACTGCAAATTCAGGAACACTATTAATCTCGTTAATAATGATTTGCATTCCTTCATCAATAGCCCCATAATCTACAGATTCCTGTGCACTCGTCCGGGTAGGAACGACCCCTTCTTTAGCTGCAAACTCAGCCATTTTCTCTTCGCTTGTTAAGTATTTCATCAGTTTGACTGCTTCTTTTGGATGCTTTGTCTCATTAAAAGAAACAATGTTCGCCCCGCCCAGCTTCGTTGCCGTTACTTCTTTTTTCGGCAAGTATGTCACACCATATTCAAACCCTTGAATATCTTTTTCAAATGAATTGATCAGTCCAGAGAAAGTGATAACCATTGGAAGCTGTCCCTGCTTGAATAGCTCATCTGATTTTTCTGACCCGATAAAGGACTCTTTGGAAGCCAGACCTTTATCAAATAATGATTTGAAAAATTCGATGGACTCAATGGAGGAATCAGAATTGATTCCAGCAGATTTTTGGTCTTCACTTAAGACAGTTCCTTTATTTTGATAAAGGAATGGAAGAAATTGTGATACATCACTTCCTGTGCTGACACCATATTTTAAGTTGTTGGCACTTTTTACTTTTTCCGCAGCTGCAGTGAATTCTTCCCAGTTCCATGTTGTTTCAATGGATTCAGGTACTTTCACGCCAGCTTTTTCAAAAAGATCTTTATTATAGAAAACAGCAATGCTGTCTGTAAAATGAGGAACTCCCACTACTTTATCTCCATTCTTTACACTTACAAGAGTAGAAGGGAGAAAATCATCCTTCTCTTCCTTAAGATCGCCGGAAACATCCAAAAGCAGATCCATATTGGCATATCGCTGAGTTGCTAGTACTGGAGTGTATAATAAGTCAGGTGTTCTGCCTCCAGCAATCATTGTTTCAATTTTTTCAAAGAATTGATCTAAAGGAACTTTTTCAACATTTACTTTAATGTCGGGATTTTCTTTTTCAAATTCCTTAATTTGTTCTACAAGAGTTGGGCTGTCATTATTAAGGATGAAACGGAGTTCAACTTTTCCGTCTTCGCCGCCCCCGTTCTCAGATCCACCGCAAGCGCTTACAAACAGGGATAAAATAAGGACGAATGCGAACAGCAAAGACATTTTACTTTTTCTTAACATCTTAATCCTCCTCAAAAAATATGAATTTATAACTTTTTACATGAACTATTTTTCATAAAGTGAAGATCTATAAAATTGGCCTTAGGCGTTTCATTTCCTTCCAGTAAAGATATCGCCATCCTTGCTGCCTCCCTGCCCAGCTCCACCTTAGGGATTCGGATAGTGGAAAGCTCCAGCCCAATAAAGTCATTAAACTGTTCATTAAGCTCCTGGTTATCATCAAATCCAATAACGGAGATATCCTCCGGAATCTGAAGGCCTGCTTCCTTAATGGCAGTCGTTGCCCCAATCGTTGCATACGTGTTGTTAATAATCACAGCTGTGGGCTTTTGCTTCAGCAATTCTTTCATGGCGTTATAGCCATCCAATTGTGTCTGGCTTTCTTCGAAAACAAGCTGAGGATTATAGACAACATGGTGCTTAAACAGAGCTTCCTGGTATCCGAGCAATTTATCATAGTCAGGTTCAATGATTCTTGATTGTCCTATGAATCCTATTTTCGTGTGCCCCAGCTCAATTAAGTGTTCAGCTGCCATCCTCGTGCCTTTCACGTAATCAGGCGATATGAAATAAGGCTGAATTCCTTCAATCTCTCTCTTTCCAATAAAGACATA
It encodes the following:
- a CDS encoding carbohydrate ABC transporter permease, with amino-acid sequence MSNRRREMLKRIPLYAFLIFGSIGMLVPFVWMISSALKPNNEIFTSPPTFLPKDANWGNFIAAWNSGDFTQYFINTSIISVLTTVITLFICSLAGYTFAKFNFMGKKLLFLLFLGTMMIPMQVIMIPIFLMMSKIGLLNSYWSVILPLVANAYGVFLMRQFMSTIPTELMEAARIDGCSEFRIFWQIILPLTKPALVTLGILTFLGAWNEFLWPLIMLDSPDMMTLQVALTQFQGQYEVKWNLLMAASALSMIPIALIFIVFQRYLVEGIASSGVKG
- a CDS encoding ABC transporter substrate-binding protein; translated protein: MLRKSKMSLLFAFVLILSLFVSACGGSENGGGEDGKVELRFILNNDSPTLVEQIKEFEKENPDIKVNVEKVPLDQFFEKIETMIAGGRTPDLLYTPVLATQRYANMDLLLDVSGDLKEEKDDFLPSTLVSVKNGDKVVGVPHFTDSIAVFYNKDLFEKAGVKVPESIETTWNWEEFTAAAEKVKSANNLKYGVSTGSDVSQFLPFLYQNKGTVLSEDQKSAGINSDSSIESIEFFKSLFDKGLASKESFIGSEKSDELFKQGQLPMVITFSGLINSFEKDIQGFEYGVTYLPKKEVTATKLGGANIVSFNETKHPKEAVKLMKYLTSEEKMAEFAAKEGVVPTRTSAQESVDYGAIDEGMQIIINEINSVPEFAVKDFSIPEYLGYKSILTSEMQSVILGEKSPQEAAESMEKQINNSVLKK
- a CDS encoding LacI family DNA-binding transcriptional regulator codes for the protein MMLVTRSSNLIEVAKAAGVSNMTVSRVINNSGNVSEKTRQKVLKAIKELNYQPNLIARSLARKKTNILGLVVYTDKGVHPAFYNEIINGVQKGASELGYDLLVFANREDQSYSDRITHSSFVDGVIFMGVKINQHDIRNVHEKGFPYVFIGKREIEGIQPYFISPDYVKGTRMAAEHLIELGHTKIGFIGQSRIIEPDYDKLLGYQEALFKHHVVYNPQLVFEESQTQLDGYNAMKELLKQKPTAVIINNTYATIGATTAIKEAGLQIPEDISVIGFDDNQELNEQFNDFIGLELSTIRIPKVELGREAARMAISLLEGNETPKANFIDLHFMKNSSCKKL
- a CDS encoding carbohydrate ABC transporter permease, whose protein sequence is MDLVKSIEVKEGRNHLAAKRYKWKQKLTPIGFMSPVLLIFSLFLFFPVLFAFFMSFHQWGMIGTPEFVGVENYVRLFKDPLFWISIKNTLIFSLSVPLKVAIALFIAVLLNQKIRGLGFYRAAFFFPVVLSMVVVGLVWQWMFSPSYGFINYVLEKLGLPLQNMLIDSDQAMIVLIIVSIWKGLGSNLLLFLAGLQAIPSSVYEAAEIDGANSWQKFWHITVQLLKPTTLFVLIITLIGSFKIFDLAYVITGGGPGTSTMVLVHYIYQEAFQRFDMGYASAAAYVFFIILFILTLVQMRVFKSDSEF